A single Anopheles maculipalpis chromosome 3RL, idAnoMacuDA_375_x, whole genome shotgun sequence DNA region contains:
- the LOC126561888 gene encoding uncharacterized protein LOC126561888, whose translation MEDGQSRKATNGHGHPRHTRDLKKTHADSWPSTTKRTSLPASPKIIKTTEDDSSVGDVFEYCQQTTVTTPSTVEIDYGAISPRFERKRFEFCYPSVSKEDFSNSISIDTHDIDRQKKRIYPSKTPDNSLENESILDGSMASCSSPGHSSSARAKSPSHSPRHSRRQLNSEIINITSNPGYQVLRNSHSTLDRTCSDSVVSLTCRKSTSDLTQTSDIGMSGMGSMGGRQGRRRSSHKGGLAFLASRKGSRDSIKSAASNTSVFSNEDIGPLAFQASARGRQRRTSNFLELPVPDHARPRVCSLPERPYNPRQSDDLYRLRHFSISKGTVVNCGDSIISRRSKSNTSVNSTASRASERSPFEGSCCGGGYATVDSLPSSHGEDDESEPIPTRYRVVMLGDSGVGKTALVSQFMTSEYMHTYDASLDDEFGEKTVSVLLDGEESEMIFIDHPNVEMSVENSLSTYEPHACVVVYSIVDRNSFRVTEEILNYLWSEHYTKEKAVIIAANKSDLARARVITTAEGKQLATSREAKFIETSSGIQHNVDELLVGVLKQIRLKEQREKRASATNLRNSRTQMSLHIAKEILHKICLTDITKSKSCENLHVL comes from the exons ATGGAAGATGGACAATCCCGCAAAGCCACCAATGGTCACGGCCATCCACGGCACACACGCGATCTCAAGAAGACGCACGCCGATTCCTGGCCCAGCACTACCAAAAGAACGTCGTTACCGGCGAGTCCCAAGATCATCAAGACTACCGAGGATGACTCCAGCGTTGGTGACGTGTTCGAATACTGCCAGCAAACCACCGTCACAACGCCATCGACGGTGGAGATCGATTATGGCGCCATTAGCCCACGATTCGAAC GCAAACGGTTCGAGTTTTGTTACCCCTCCGTATCGAAGGAAGATTTCTCCAACAGCATATCAATCGACACGCACGACATCGATCGTCAGAAGAAACGAATTTATCCCAGCAAAACTCCGGACAACTCGCTCGAAAA TGAATCGATTTTAGATGGTTCGATGGCGAGCTGCAGCTCGCCGGGACATAGTTCCTCCGCTAGGGCTAAATCTCCTTCTCACTCGCCGAGACATTCGCGCCGTCAGCTCAACAGCGAGATTATCAACATAACCTCAAACCCTGGCTATCAA GTACTAAGAAATTCCCACTCTACGCTCGATCGCACTTGCTCCGATAGCGTGGTTTCGCTGACATGTCGCAAATCGACCAGCGATCTTACCCAAACGAGCGATATCGGTATGAGCGGCATGGGTTCGATGGGTGGCCGGCAGGGAAGACGCCGGAGCAGCCACAAAGGAGGGCTCGCATTCCTGGCCAGCAGGAAAGGGTCGCGTGATTCGATCAAGAGCGCTGCCTCGAACACGTCCGTTTTCTCCAACGAAGATATCGGTCCGCTAGCGTTCCAGGCATCGGCACGCGGCCGCCAGAGGCGTACGTCCAACTTTCTCGAGCTTCCCGTGCCGGATCATGCGAGGCCGCGCGTTTGCTCACTGCCCGAACGACCGTACAATCCACGGCAGAGCGACGATCTCTACCGGTTGCGTCACTTTTCCATCAGTAAAGGAACGGTGGTCAATTGTGGTGATTCGATCATATCGCGAAGATCGAAAAGTAACACGAGCGTCAACTCCACGGCAAGTCG TGCTAGCGAAAGATCACCGTTCGAGGGATCCTGTTGCGGTGGTGGATATGCCACCGTAGATTCGCTTCCTTCGTCTCACGGTGAGGACGATGAAAGTGAACCGATTCCGACAAG GTATCGTGTCGTCATGTTGGGCGATTCGGGCGTCGGCAAAACGGCCCTGGTTTCACAGTTTATGACCTCCGAGTATATGCACACGTACGACGCCAGTCTTG ATGATGAGTTCGGGGAGAAGACCGTTAGCGTGCTGCTGGACGGCGAGGAATCGGAGATGATATTTATCGACCATCCGAACGTGGAAATGAGT GTGGAAAACTCGCTGTCGACTTACGAACCGCACGCCTGCGTCGTTGTCTACTCGATCGTCGACCGGAACTCGTTCCGGGTGACGGAGGAAATACTCAACTATCTCTGGTCCGAGCACTACACGAAGGAGAAGGCGGTCATTATAGCGGCAAACAAATCCGACCTGGCCCGGGCACGAGTCATAACCACAGCCG AGGGAAAGCAGCTAGCAACGTCTCGGGAGGCGAAGTTCATCGAAACATCCAGTGGAATTCAGCACAACGTCGATGAGCTGCTCGTAGGCGTCCTCAAACAG ATACGGCTGAAGGAGCAGCGAGAAAAGCGGGCCAGTGCGACCAATCTGCGCAACTCCCGCACGCAGATGTCGCTGCACATTGCGAAGGAGATACTGCACAAGATTTGTCTCACCGACATTACCAAATCGAAAAGCTGCGAAAATCTGCACGTACTCTAA